Genomic DNA from Candidatus Sulfurimonas marisnigri:
ATTATAAATCATTTTCAGTTGCACAACCATTTTCAGGTTCAAGATTTATTATTAAACATGCAACAAATGTACTAAATGATGATGAAGTAAGTGATGACATATCTGTTGTTTTTGGTAAAAATAGAGAGATTCCATTCACTTCACATACTCCAATAATCCGTTCTGCCATGAGTGATGGATCACTTAGTCCTGAAGCTGTTCGTGCATTCTCTATCGCTGGTGAAAACTCAAATTTAACTATTAATACTGGAGAGGGCTCACTAACCTCAAACCACCTATTTACACACAAACCTGACCTTAAAAACTGTGACTATCTTGAAATAGTTCAAAGCAGTCCATATGCAGAATTTATATTTAAGATAGGTAGCACACTGTTTAATAATGCAAGAGCTTTGAAATGGTACAGAACAGTATTATTAAACAAAAAAACTCAAAATACATATATATATGACACAACTTCACATGTACTCTTTCGTGTAAACTGGAAAGCACCTCTGGAAGCCTTTCCTAAAGAAGTTCCATCTGATATACCTAACATAATTTTTCAAATGAGTTCAGGACTATATGGTGTTCGTGATGATGATGGAAAATTTGATGAAGTTAAATATCAAAAAGTTATGAAATTTTGTCGTATGACAGAGATTAAGATTGCACAAGGGGCAAAGCAAACTGGCGGAAAACTTTCCGGCTCTAAAGTTACAGCTGATATTGCATACTACAGAGGTGTACCTGAAGGTAAAGATGTTTTTTCACCAAACCGTTTCCCTTTTGCAGACAGCACTTCTCATTTGTTGGATTTCGTAGAAAAACTGCAAGAATTATCTAAAAAGCCTGTTGGATTTAAAATAGTTATCTCTGATGCCAAAGATGTTGAAGAGATAGTAAGGGAAATCTCTGCAAGAAAGTCTGCTGGAAGAAATATTCCAGACTTTATTACAGTTGATAGCGGAGAAGGTGGAAGTGCTACAGCACCACTAGAACTTATGGAGTCAGTTGGTCTAACAACAAACAATGCACTTTTTGTGCTTGACACTCTTCTGAAAAAATATGAAATCAGAGAAGATATTAGCATTATTTCAAGTGGGAAAATTTTAACTCCAGATGATGCTATAATTACTTTAGCTATGGGTGCTGATGCTGTTGGCATTGCTAGAGGTTTTATGATGAGTGGTGGATGTATTCGCGCTAGAATGTGTTCAGGGTTTGGTTCACACGTTTGCCCTGTTGGAATGGCAACTCAAGATGAAAAGAAAAGAGCTTCATACCTAGTTGTAAAAGAAGGTAAAGAGATAGGTAACTATCATACTAATCTGATTAAAGGAATGAAAGTAGTTTTAGAAGTTATGGGAATTAAACACATTAGTAAATTAAACCGAAGTATGCTTACTTTTAAAAACCAAAATGAAGAAATATTTTTTGATGTGGAAGAGTATTTTCATCATAAACTACATGTATAGGAAAATAAATGAATAATTTCGGTCTTGACATTTGGGCAAACAATAACTTTATAATTGAAGATGGGCAAATTAAATTAAACTATAAATGTATGCCATCAATATTACAAATAGTTGAAGAGATTCGTTCTGATAATGTAAAGGGGCCTATTTTGCTAAGGTTTCCTCATCTAATAAAAAGACAGATTAAAACTCTTTACTCGTATTTTGACAAAGCTATACAACACAACAACTATCAAGGTAGTTTCAATGCTGTATTCCCACTCAAAGTAAACCAATTTCCTCATGCGGTAGAAGCTATAACATCACAAGGTGCTACATACAACTATGGATTAGAAGCAGGAAGCAAAGCTGAACTTATCTTAGCAATGAGTAAAACTCCAAATGGGGCCAATATAACAGTAAATGGATTTAAAGACAAAGAAATGATTACTCTTGGTTTTATTGCGGCTCAAAGTGGACATAATATTACACTCACAATTGAAGGACTTGGTGAACTTGAAACCATAATAGAAGTAGCAAAAGAGTGTGATTTAAAAATACCAAATATAGGTATCAGAATAAGACTACATAGTGCTGGAAGTGGAATCTGGGCAAAAAGTGGTGGTATGGATGCTAAATTTGGACTAACTTCAACAGAAATCATAGAGGCTGTTAATCAACTTAAAGAGGCGAAACTATTAGATTGTTTGAGTATGATACACTTTCATATAGGGTCTCAAATGTCAGATATTGCGCCTCTTAAAAAAGCGCTTAGAGAAGCCGGCAATATTTACGCAGAACTTAGAAAAATGGGTGCTTCAAAACTAAATAGCATCAACATTGGTGGTGGTTTAGCAGTAGAATATGACCAACATACTCACTCAAAGTCTCGTAATTACTCTATAGATGAGTTTTCAAGCAGCGTTGTATTTTTACTTGGTGAGATTATGAATGCAAAAAATGTTAAACATCCAGATATATTTACAGAATCTGGAAGATTTATAGTAGCTTCACATGCAGTATTAATCACCCCTGTATTGGAACTATTCACACAAGATTATCAAGAAAAACTACTTAACTTTAAAACAGTTAATCCCCCTCTAATAGAAGAACTTGTAGAGTTAAATAAACTTTTAAACAATACAAACTGTATAGAATATCTGCATGATGCACTTGACCATATGGAATCACTGTTAACACTATTTGATTTAGGTTACATAGACCTGCAAGACCGTTCAAACGCCGAAATTTTAGTTCATAATATTATAAAAAGAGCTTTATATTTAAAGTCGGCAAATCCAACAGATGAGCTTGAACAATTACAAGTAAAACTACAAGAACGCTACCTTATAAATGCTTCTATTTTTCAAAGTTTACCTGACTATTGGGGACTTAATCAGCATTTTCCAGTTATGCCATTACACCACTTAAATACACAACCACTTAGAGCTGCATCTCTATGGGACATTACATGTGACAGTGATGGAGAGATAGGTTTTAATCCAGATAAACCTCTATACCTGCATGATGTGAACTTGGATGAAGAGGATTACTTTTTAGGATTTTTCAATGTTGGTGCATATCAAGAAACATTAGGAATGAATCATAATCTATTTACTCATCCAAGTGAATATACAGTTTACATCAATGATACAGATTATAAAATAACCAACAAAGTTGAATCAAAAAGTATATTGGATATTCTAGAATCACTGGGCTATAACAAAAATATAGTCTCTGATAAACTTAAAAATGATTTATTAGCTTCCAAGTTTATTACAGAAAAAGAAAAAAATGATACACTAGCCAAATTAGAACTATATTTAGATCAAAATGGTTATTTAAGAACAACAAATTAATTATTTAGGACTTTAACCTTGGGACTTTATGCTGAAATAAAAGAAGACTTTTCCAATGCTTATAACAATGATCCTGCACTCAATTCAAAGCTTGATTTTTTATTTAATTACCCTGGTGTTTGGGCTATAGCTTGGTACAGAGTGGCTAGTAAACTGTACAATGCAAACTTTAAAAGTTTTGCCAGAGTAATCATGGGTTTAACTCAGATATTAACAAATATAGATATTCATCCAGCTTCAAGAATTGGAAAAAGAGTTTTCATAGACCATGGAACTGGTGTAGTTATTGGTGAAACAACAATAATAGAAGACGATGTGTTAATATACCAAGGTGTCACTCTTGGTGGCGTATCTCTAACGCATGGTAAAAGACATCCCACTATTAGAAACGGTGCTGTATTAGGTGCTGGTTCAAAGATTCTAGGAAATATAGTAATCGGCGAATATGCAAAGATTGGAGCAAATTCCGTAGTAGTTAAAGATGTTCCAGATAATGCAACTGCCATTGGCATTCCTGCACATGTAATAGAAAAAGGGAGATGTAAAGATCCTCTTATGCATAATATGCTTCCAGATATAAACAAAGAGATGTTTGAATATATGTTAAAAAGGGTTGCAGTTTTAGAACATATATTGGTTGAAGATAATAAAGAGCTACTAGAACAAGACTTAGAACTGGAAAAAATATACGAATCTTTTATTACAGCTATGAAAAATTAAAAAACCACTCCCCCTTAACTCATATATATTATTATTTTAGTATAATGTATTCATTATTTCACCTAAGGGTTTCAAATGCTAACAAGTCGCATTAACGCACTATCTGAATCGATTACAATCGCAATCTCAACGCTCGCACAAGAGCTAAAGTCACAGGGTAAAGATGTCATAAGTTTTTCTGCTGGAGAACCTGATTTTGATACTCCTCAAATTATAAAAGATGCTGCTATAGAAGCTATTAACAGTGGCTTCACTAAATACACTGCTGTTGATGGAATCCCTGCTCTTAAAGATGCTATTGCTAATAAATTAAAGAGGGATAATGGATTAACCTATGCTCCTAATCAAATAATAACCAACAATGGTGCTAAACACTCTTTATTTAATCTTTTCGCTGTAACTATTGATAAGGGTGATGAAGTTATTATCCCCTCTCCATACTGGGTAACATACCCTGAGTTAGTTTTGTATCATGGTGGAACTGTAGTTGAGATAGAAACTCATGACTCCAGTGAGTTTAAAATTACTCCTGAGCAATTAAAAGATGCCATAACAATAAACACTAAAATGCTAGTGCTAACAACTCCGTCAAATCCAACTGGTTCTATTTATACAAGAGATGAACTAATCGCACTTGGAAAAGTTCTAGAAGGTACAAAAGTAATAGTTGCAAGTGATGAGATGTACGAGAAACTTATCTATGACGGTGAGTTCACATCTGCTGCATCTGTAAGTGATGATATGTATCAAAGAACTGTTACCATAAATGGTCTAAGTAAATCAGTTGCTATGACTGGATGGAGATTTGGTTATATGGCAGCTCATGACACTGAACTGATACAAGCTACTAAAAAGCTACAAAGTCAAAGTACTTCAAATATCAACTCTATTACTCAAAAAGCTGCAATCGTTGCTCTAAACGGAGATGCAGATGCTGATATAGAAATGATGAGAAGAGCATTTGCGCAACGTCGTGATGAGGCTGTTAAACTAATTAATGCAATCGATGGATTAAGTGTTTTCAAACCTAATGGTGCATTTTACCTTTTTGTAAATATAAAAGAATTAAGCAATGATTCAATGGAGTTTTGTAAAGAGTTGCTAGCTAAAAAAGGTATAGCTGTAGTTCCTGGCGTTGGTTTTGGAAGTGAAGGTTATTTCAGATTTAGTTTTGCAACAAATATTGAGAGTAT
This window encodes:
- the cysE gene encoding serine O-acetyltransferase, whose product is MGLYAEIKEDFSNAYNNDPALNSKLDFLFNYPGVWAIAWYRVASKLYNANFKSFARVIMGLTQILTNIDIHPASRIGKRVFIDHGTGVVIGETTIIEDDVLIYQGVTLGGVSLTHGKRHPTIRNGAVLGAGSKILGNIVIGEYAKIGANSVVVKDVPDNATAIGIPAHVIEKGRCKDPLMHNMLPDINKEMFEYMLKRVAVLEHILVEDNKELLEQDLELEKIYESFITAMKN
- a CDS encoding FMN-binding glutamate synthase family protein; translated protein: MEILHAIWAIFIDFIEFFLLAGIFLIVILFVYDRYIQRRHALLINYPVIGRFRYLFEALREPLRQYFAEETFYDSKDKVDWVYTAAKDKPNYKSFSVAQPFSGSRFIIKHATNVLNDDEVSDDISVVFGKNREIPFTSHTPIIRSAMSDGSLSPEAVRAFSIAGENSNLTINTGEGSLTSNHLFTHKPDLKNCDYLEIVQSSPYAEFIFKIGSTLFNNARALKWYRTVLLNKKTQNTYIYDTTSHVLFRVNWKAPLEAFPKEVPSDIPNIIFQMSSGLYGVRDDDGKFDEVKYQKVMKFCRMTEIKIAQGAKQTGGKLSGSKVTADIAYYRGVPEGKDVFSPNRFPFADSTSHLLDFVEKLQELSKKPVGFKIVISDAKDVEEIVREISARKSAGRNIPDFITVDSGEGGSATAPLELMESVGLTTNNALFVLDTLLKKYEIREDISIISSGKILTPDDAIITLAMGADAVGIARGFMMSGGCIRARMCSGFGSHVCPVGMATQDEKKRASYLVVKEGKEIGNYHTNLIKGMKVVLEVMGIKHISKLNRSMLTFKNQNEEIFFDVEEYFHHKLHV
- the speA gene encoding biosynthetic arginine decarboxylase encodes the protein MNNFGLDIWANNNFIIEDGQIKLNYKCMPSILQIVEEIRSDNVKGPILLRFPHLIKRQIKTLYSYFDKAIQHNNYQGSFNAVFPLKVNQFPHAVEAITSQGATYNYGLEAGSKAELILAMSKTPNGANITVNGFKDKEMITLGFIAAQSGHNITLTIEGLGELETIIEVAKECDLKIPNIGIRIRLHSAGSGIWAKSGGMDAKFGLTSTEIIEAVNQLKEAKLLDCLSMIHFHIGSQMSDIAPLKKALREAGNIYAELRKMGASKLNSINIGGGLAVEYDQHTHSKSRNYSIDEFSSSVVFLLGEIMNAKNVKHPDIFTESGRFIVASHAVLITPVLELFTQDYQEKLLNFKTVNPPLIEELVELNKLLNNTNCIEYLHDALDHMESLLTLFDLGYIDLQDRSNAEILVHNIIKRALYLKSANPTDELEQLQVKLQERYLINASIFQSLPDYWGLNQHFPVMPLHHLNTQPLRAASLWDITCDSDGEIGFNPDKPLYLHDVNLDEEDYFLGFFNVGAYQETLGMNHNLFTHPSEYTVYINDTDYKITNKVESKSILDILESLGYNKNIVSDKLKNDLLASKFITEKEKNDTLAKLELYLDQNGYLRTTN
- a CDS encoding pyridoxal phosphate-dependent aminotransferase — translated: MLTSRINALSESITIAISTLAQELKSQGKDVISFSAGEPDFDTPQIIKDAAIEAINSGFTKYTAVDGIPALKDAIANKLKRDNGLTYAPNQIITNNGAKHSLFNLFAVTIDKGDEVIIPSPYWVTYPELVLYHGGTVVEIETHDSSEFKITPEQLKDAITINTKMLVLTTPSNPTGSIYTRDELIALGKVLEGTKVIVASDEMYEKLIYDGEFTSAASVSDDMYQRTVTINGLSKSVAMTGWRFGYMAAHDTELIQATKKLQSQSTSNINSITQKAAIVALNGDADADIEMMRRAFAQRRDEAVKLINAIDGLSVFKPNGAFYLFVNIKELSNDSMEFCKELLAKKGIAVVPGVGFGSEGYFRFSFATNIESIRTGIKRIEEFVKELRV